Proteins found in one Micropterus dolomieu isolate WLL.071019.BEF.003 ecotype Adirondacks linkage group LG12, ASM2129224v1, whole genome shotgun sequence genomic segment:
- the naa40 gene encoding N-alpha-acetyltransferase 40 isoform X3: MGRKSNRAKEKKARRLEERAAMDAVCAKVDAANKLDDPLAAFPAFKKYDRNGLNLQIECKRVTTLNPLSVEWAFELTRANMQALYEQSEWGWKEREKRDEMNDERAWYLLARDGDSAPVAFSHFRFDVECGEEVLYCYEVQLESRVRRKGLGKFLIQILQLIANSTQMKKVMLTVFKHNHGAYQFFREALQAVVTNLGGWDPHKGSPVQSEGS, translated from the exons AGGAAGTCCAACAGAGCGAAGGAGAAGAAAGCCAGACGTCTGGAGGAGAGGGCAGCTATGGATGCCGTCTGTGCCAAGGTGGACGCAGCCAATAAG CTTGATGACCCACTGGCTGCCTTCCCAGCCTTCAAAAAGTACGACAGAAATGG GCTGAACCTGCAGatagagtgtaagagagtgacCACCCTCAACCCGCTGTCCGTCGAGTGGGCCTTCGAACTCACCAGAGCCAACATGCAGGCGCT GTATGAGCAGAGCGAGTGGGGGtggaaggagagggaaaagagggaTGAGATGAACGACGAGAGGGCGTGGTACCTACTGGCCCGCGACGGCGACTCTGCCCCCGTGGCCTTCTCTCACTTCCGATTCGACGTGGAGTGTGGGGAGGAGGTTTTATATTG CTATGAGGTGCAGCTAGAGAGCAGAGTGCGGAGGAAAGGACTCGGCAAGTTCCTCATCCAGATACTACAGCTCATTGCTAACAG tACACAGATGAAGAAAGTGATGCTGACAGTTTTCAAACACAACCACGGGGCTTACCAGTTCTTCAGAGAAGCTTTACA AGCAGTGGTTACCAACCTGGGGGGTTGGGACCCCCACAAGGGGTCGCCGGTTCAATCTGAAGGGTCGTGA